Proteins co-encoded in one Stenotrophomonas maltophilia genomic window:
- a CDS encoding response regulator transcription factor has product MRQTKETSGLVLVVEDNRNISEMIGEYLEGRGFEVDYAQDGLDGYRLAAENSYDVVVLDLMLPRLDGIEVCRRLRNDARKSTPVLMLTARDTLDDKLTGLGFGADDYLTKPFAIQELEARLRALIRRERRQVGSEVLKVADLVLDPVSMRATRAGTELQLSPIGLRLLTILMRESPRVVTRQEIEREIWGNGLPDSDTLRSHLYNLRKIIDKPFDRPLLHTVQSAGYRIADIAQPMA; this is encoded by the coding sequence ATGCGTCAGACGAAGGAGACCTCCGGCTTGGTGCTGGTGGTCGAAGACAACCGCAACATCTCCGAGATGATCGGGGAATACCTGGAAGGTCGCGGCTTCGAAGTCGACTATGCACAGGACGGCCTGGATGGCTACCGCCTTGCGGCGGAAAACAGCTATGACGTCGTGGTGCTCGACTTGATGTTGCCGCGCCTGGATGGCATCGAAGTGTGCCGTCGCCTGCGCAACGATGCGCGCAAATCCACCCCGGTGCTGATGCTCACCGCACGCGACACGCTGGACGACAAGCTCACCGGCCTGGGTTTCGGTGCCGATGACTACCTGACCAAGCCGTTCGCGATCCAGGAACTGGAAGCCCGCCTGCGCGCGCTGATCCGCCGCGAACGTCGCCAGGTCGGTTCGGAAGTGCTCAAGGTCGCCGACCTGGTGCTCGATCCGGTCAGCATGCGTGCAACCCGTGCCGGTACCGAGCTGCAGCTGTCGCCGATCGGCCTGCGCCTGCTGACCATCCTGATGCGCGAATCGCCGCGCGTGGTCACCCGCCAGGAAATCGAACGCGAGATCTGGGGCAACGGCCTGCCCGATTCGGACACCCTGCGCAGCCATCTGTACAACCTGCGCAAGATCATCGACAAGCCGTTCGACCGTCCGCTGCTGCACACCGTGCAGAGTGCCGGTTACCGCATTGCCGACATTGCCCAGCCGATGGCCTGA
- a CDS encoding arylesterase: MRKTGWSRRAGAMMVLLLALLLLPGLACAKGPAGTVLVLGDSLSAAHNIPADAGWVSLLDKRVRQQSKTPPRIVNASMSGETTAGALTRLPGLLAKEKPSVVVIALGGNDALRGLTPLQVQANLEKMVQASQKAGAKVLLLGIDVPPNYGLAYRQRLAAVYRALSTQYKVPLLPFLLEGVALQPGMMQADGLHPTAQAQPKVLDNVWPLLRPLL, translated from the coding sequence ATGCGCAAGACGGGATGGAGCCGGCGAGCCGGCGCGATGATGGTGCTGCTGCTAGCGTTGCTGCTGTTGCCCGGGCTGGCCTGTGCCAAAGGTCCGGCCGGTACCGTGCTGGTGCTTGGCGACAGCCTAAGTGCCGCCCACAATATCCCCGCCGATGCCGGTTGGGTCAGCCTGCTGGACAAGCGGGTCAGGCAGCAGTCGAAAACCCCACCGCGCATCGTCAATGCCAGCATGAGCGGGGAAACCACCGCCGGCGCGCTGACCCGCCTGCCGGGCCTGCTGGCGAAGGAGAAGCCGAGTGTGGTGGTGATCGCGCTGGGCGGCAACGACGCGCTGCGCGGGCTGACCCCGCTGCAGGTGCAGGCCAACCTGGAAAAGATGGTGCAGGCCAGCCAGAAGGCCGGGGCCAAGGTGCTGCTGCTGGGCATCGACGTGCCGCCCAACTATGGCCTGGCCTACCGCCAGCGCCTGGCCGCGGTCTATCGCGCGCTGTCCACGCAGTACAAGGTGCCGCTGCTGCCGTTCCTGCTGGAAGGCGTGGCGCTGCAACCGGGCATGATGCAGGCCGACGGTCTGCACCCCACCGCGCAGGCGCAGCCGAAGGTGCTGGACAATGTCTGGCCGCTGCTCAGGCCGCTGCTCTGA
- a CDS encoding ABC transporter ATP-binding protein — protein MQGPEGEVHILDNITLAVHEGTSVAIVGASGSGKTTLLGLLAGLDLPSRGRIAVAGQDLGSLDEEARAQLRARTVGFVFQSFHLLPALTAAENVALPLELAGREDRARVDEVLAQVGLSHRARHYPRQLSGGEQQRVALARAFVTRPHILFADEPTGSLDHATGQHISDLLFELNAGSGTTLVLVTHDLRLAQRCQYIHRIDNGRLLPVEHGAQA, from the coding sequence GTGCAGGGCCCGGAGGGTGAAGTCCACATACTGGACAACATCACCCTGGCCGTCCATGAAGGCACCAGCGTGGCCATCGTTGGCGCTTCAGGTTCCGGCAAGACCACCCTGCTCGGCCTGCTGGCCGGGCTGGACCTGCCCAGCCGTGGCCGCATCGCGGTGGCCGGGCAGGATCTGGGCAGCCTGGACGAAGAAGCGCGGGCGCAGCTGCGCGCGCGCACCGTCGGCTTCGTGTTCCAGAGCTTCCACCTGCTGCCGGCGCTGACCGCCGCCGAGAACGTCGCGCTGCCACTGGAACTGGCCGGCCGCGAGGACCGCGCGCGGGTCGATGAGGTACTGGCCCAGGTCGGCCTGTCCCACCGTGCCCGCCACTATCCGCGCCAGTTGTCCGGTGGCGAGCAGCAGCGCGTGGCACTGGCACGCGCCTTCGTCACCCGCCCGCACATCCTGTTTGCCGACGAACCGACCGGCTCGCTGGACCACGCCACCGGCCAGCACATCAGCGACCTGCTGTTCGAACTCAATGCCGGCAGCGGCACCACGCTGGTGCTGGTCACCCATGACCTGCGCCTGGCCCAGCGCTGCCAGTACATCCACCGCATCGACAACGGCCGCCTGCTGCCGGTCGAACACGGGGCCCAGGCATGA
- a CDS encoding ABC transporter permease translates to MNLLRHAWRALRREALAGDLLTVFAALVLGVAVMTAVGTLVNRVNLALTGSAAEMLGGDLGIAGRTDPAAAFAEEAQRRGLAHTRIASFGSVLFQGDASQMASIKAVQAGYPLRGTLRVRATPGGALIDNAGMPPQGQAYADPRLLQGLGLKAGDDLEFGSGTLRIAGIIESEPDTGGDLLTLSPTLLVNRADVEGTGLLGPGSRVNYRLMFAGPADQVAALRQWLLPQVKGQRLLSVDDTQRGVRQAFDLAGRFLGLSALLAVLLAGVATALAANRFALRRIDQVAVLRCLGARQRDVLLGLALQLLMLAVPACALGIGLGMAAQEGLVQVLGSLVPQRLPLPEAMPALTGAGIGLLLLFGFGLPPLLRLRGVPPMRVLNRSFAALPPASLLAYVAALGASLLLAVQVTGDLKLALWVLGGLAALAVAAGAVGFVLLQLLRGLQHRLHGNWRLGLAALTRRRLLAVMQLVGLSLSLCALLLLAVTGPGLLQQWRERLPADTPNYFLINIQPEQRQDVLAALRVLGANDASIEPMATGRLIAINGKPPLRVDRTPEQSGQADQGEGQRDDDDENRPLNFSWRSTFPPANTLVDGTFWKADSTAPEASVEIGWAKRYGVHPGDRISIAVGEQQREFTVTSVRKADWNTFRPNFFVLLNPNAVGDTPHNLLSAFHLPAGKAAGLGELVRAQPNLSLLDVDAVISQVRDVMERVAQAVQLVMVFSLLAGVLVLLAALQATAGERRYDSAVLRTLGATRRQLRGAVLVEFGALGTLAALLAVGSAAAIGVVVSQKVFELPLLPPWPGLLLGGLVGIGLSLLAGWWGTRRILHTPPALALREA, encoded by the coding sequence ATGAACCTGCTGCGCCATGCGTGGCGCGCGCTGCGCCGCGAAGCCCTGGCCGGCGACCTGCTGACCGTGTTCGCCGCACTGGTGCTGGGCGTGGCGGTGATGACCGCGGTCGGCACGCTGGTGAACCGGGTCAACTTGGCCCTGACCGGCAGCGCGGCGGAGATGCTCGGCGGCGACCTCGGCATCGCAGGCCGCACCGATCCGGCAGCGGCCTTCGCCGAAGAAGCGCAGCGCCGTGGCCTGGCACACACCCGCATCGCCAGTTTCGGCAGCGTGCTGTTCCAGGGCGATGCCAGCCAGATGGCCAGCATCAAGGCGGTGCAGGCCGGCTACCCATTGCGCGGCACGCTGCGGGTGCGCGCCACGCCCGGCGGCGCGCTGATCGACAACGCCGGCATGCCGCCGCAGGGCCAGGCCTATGCCGACCCGCGCCTGCTGCAGGGGCTGGGGCTGAAGGCCGGCGATGACCTCGAATTCGGCAGCGGCACGCTGCGCATCGCCGGCATCATCGAGTCCGAGCCGGACACAGGCGGCGACCTGCTGACGCTCTCGCCCACCCTGCTGGTCAACCGCGCCGATGTGGAAGGCACCGGGCTGCTCGGCCCCGGCAGCCGGGTCAACTATCGCCTGATGTTCGCCGGCCCGGCCGACCAGGTTGCCGCGCTGCGCCAGTGGCTGCTGCCCCAGGTGAAGGGCCAGCGCCTGCTGAGTGTGGACGACACCCAGCGCGGCGTGCGCCAGGCCTTCGACCTGGCCGGCCGCTTCCTCGGCCTGAGTGCGCTGCTGGCGGTACTGCTGGCCGGCGTGGCGACCGCACTGGCGGCCAACCGTTTCGCCCTGCGCCGCATCGACCAGGTGGCGGTGCTGCGCTGCCTGGGCGCACGCCAGCGCGACGTCCTGCTTGGCCTGGCGCTGCAGCTGCTGATGCTGGCGGTACCGGCCTGCGCACTCGGCATCGGCCTGGGCATGGCGGCGCAGGAGGGGCTGGTGCAGGTGCTGGGCAGCCTGGTGCCGCAGCGCCTGCCGCTGCCCGAAGCGATGCCGGCACTGACCGGCGCCGGCATCGGCCTGCTGCTGCTGTTCGGCTTTGGCCTGCCGCCGCTGCTGCGCCTGCGCGGGGTGCCGCCGATGCGCGTGCTCAACCGCTCCTTCGCCGCGCTGCCGCCGGCCTCGCTGCTGGCCTACGTGGCCGCGCTGGGCGCCAGCCTGCTGCTGGCGGTGCAGGTCACCGGTGACCTGAAACTGGCGCTGTGGGTGCTCGGCGGCCTGGCGGCACTGGCGGTGGCGGCCGGCGCGGTCGGCTTCGTGCTGCTGCAGCTGCTGCGCGGCCTGCAGCACCGCCTGCACGGCAACTGGCGGCTGGGCCTGGCCGCACTGACCCGGCGCCGGCTGCTGGCGGTGATGCAGCTGGTCGGGCTGTCGCTGTCGCTGTGTGCGTTGCTGCTGCTGGCGGTGACCGGACCGGGCCTGCTGCAGCAGTGGCGCGAGCGGCTGCCGGCCGATACGCCGAACTACTTCCTGATCAACATACAGCCCGAACAGCGCCAGGACGTGCTGGCCGCGCTGCGCGTGCTCGGCGCCAACGACGCCAGCATCGAACCGATGGCCACCGGCCGCCTGATCGCGATCAACGGCAAGCCGCCGCTGCGGGTGGACCGCACGCCGGAACAGAGCGGTCAAGCGGATCAGGGCGAAGGCCAGCGCGATGACGACGACGAGAACCGGCCGTTGAACTTCAGCTGGCGCAGTACCTTCCCGCCGGCCAACACGCTGGTCGACGGCACCTTCTGGAAGGCCGACAGCACGGCGCCGGAAGCGTCGGTGGAGATCGGTTGGGCCAAGCGTTACGGCGTGCATCCGGGCGACCGCATCAGCATTGCGGTGGGCGAGCAGCAACGCGAGTTCACCGTCACCAGCGTACGCAAGGCCGACTGGAACACCTTCCGGCCCAACTTCTTCGTGCTGTTGAACCCCAATGCGGTGGGTGACACCCCGCACAACCTGCTGTCGGCATTCCATCTGCCGGCCGGCAAGGCCGCCGGGCTGGGCGAGCTGGTGCGCGCGCAGCCGAACCTGTCGCTGCTGGATGTGGATGCGGTGATCTCGCAGGTGCGCGATGTGATGGAGCGGGTGGCGCAGGCGGTGCAGCTGGTGATGGTGTTCAGCCTGCTGGCCGGCGTGCTGGTGCTGCTGGCCGCGCTGCAGGCCACGGCCGGCGAACGCCGCTACGACAGCGCGGTACTGCGCACGCTGGGCGCGACCCGGCGGCAGCTGCGTGGTGCGGTGCTGGTCGAGTTCGGTGCGCTGGGCACGCTGGCCGCGTTGCTGGCGGTGGGCTCGGCCGCGGCCATCGGTGTGGTGGTTTCGCAGAAGGTGTTCGAGCTGCCGCTGCTGCCGCCCTGGCCGGGCCTGCTGCTGGGCGGGCTGGTCG